In gamma proteobacterium HIMB55, the genomic stretch AGCATGGTGAGCCAGGTTCCGAAGTTACCCACCAACCCGAAGATATTAGGCATCTTCGACTGCTGTATACCGTAGGCATGAAGAATACGTGCAACGAACAAGGTACCGCCAAGAATATTAATGGTTTGTGCCGAGGCGCCGGTCATCGCCATCAAGCCTAGCCCGATGAGAATACCGGGTACGTACTCCGTGTTGTTGCCATGCGCACGCACGGCTTTTTCCAATGTGACGGGGTCACCGGAATCCCCCTGAGCTTTAAAGCGGTTTCGAACCACATTCAGCGCTAGTAACAGGGTGAGTAAAAGATTGAGGCCTACCCAAAGCGACAGGGCGTTTAATTGTGCTGCTTCCATGATGTCTGATCTCCTAGGACCGTGTATTTATTCTTGGTTATTTGCTTTTCTGGTTTTGTCGGCCGCTCTGTTTTACAGCTCAGAGAAGGCCTGTGTTTATTATTTTTCTAAAACGCCAGCTTCAGTAGACTTACCACTGGCACCCAGACTGTGCACTTATTTGAGTGCGCCGTAAACGATGTTTTTGAGCTGACCACGGAAGTTAAAGGTTGACGAGGGAATAAGCTGAGTCATGAAAATGACCTGTAGGTCCTCCTCTGGATCGACCCAGAAAATAGTGGATGCACGCCCACCCCAATAGAAGTCACCCGCGCCAACACTCGCAGATGCGACCTCGTCTAAGGTCGAGGCAAAGCCCAAGCCAAACCCGACACCTTCATTAGCTGTTTCAG encodes the following:
- a CDS encoding putative MAPEG superfamily protein related to glutathione S-transferase (PFAM: MAPEG family); amino-acid sequence: MEAAQLNALSLWVGLNLLLTLLLALNVVRNRFKAQGDSGDPVTLEKAVRAHGNNTEYVPGILIGLGLMAMTGASAQTINILGGTLFVARILHAYGIQQSKMPNIFGLVGNFGTWLTMLCVVTTLIMNGM